GTCATGGAAAAGAGAAGAAAAGCTTACAACGAGTTTTACGAATCGCTGATGCGTTCAGCGGACATCGAGTTTTTTGAATCAGAGTATTTATCGGACGAGGACACGACGGAACCGGCGGACAGCGCCGGGGTCCCTGGTGAACCCGTAAGGGAGGACAATGGTGATGGGTAATAGATTCCGGCCGGTCGTGCCGGTCGTTTGTGCAACCTGGATGGTCTTTATGGCGATCGTTTTTACGCCCATGGACCATCTCTCGGCCCAGGAAGCCGTTCCAGCGGAAGACGCGGGAGAGATCATCGACAGGGTGATAGCCGTGGTAGAGGACAGGGCTCTGCTGCAGAGCGAGTTCGAGATGGAATACCGCCGACTCCTGATGCAGACAGGCGAAGAGAGCCTGTCCGCTGAAGAGGAAAAAACGAGAAGGCAGGAAGTGTTCGATATGTTGATAGGCAACCTGCTGATGGCGGTACACGCCCAGAAGATCGGTGTGGAGGTCCGCGAGGAAGAGGTAAATGCCAGGGTGGATGGGGCGCTCGATGAGAACATCAGGAGGATGGGAGGGGTGGACGCCTTCAATCGCGAGCTGGAGAAGGCCGGCATGACCCTGAAGCAGTTGAAAGATACATGGAGAGAGAACGCAAGGGCGAACATGCTGGTCGATGAGGTCCGCTACAGGGAAGTATATCGCAAGATAAAGGTCACCGAGGAAGAGATCAGGGAATATTATCAGTTGCATATCGACGAACTGCCGAAGCGGCCACCGACAGTCGAACTGGCCCAGATACTGATAATGATGAGGTTGAACGAGGCTGATGAGCTGAAAGCCATGGAGAAGATCTCCGCCGTTGAGGAGATCCTTGCGACCGGTGCCGATTTTGCCGAAACAGCCAAAGAATATTCGGAGGGGCCAAGCGCCAAATACGGGGGGAGCCTCGGGTACATGAAGATGGAGGATTTCGACAATCCCGCATTTCAGGCAGCAGTGAAAAAGCTGATAGTCGGCGATGTCAGCGGCCCCGTACTAACTCAGTACGGATATCACATTATAAAGCTTGAGGAAGTGGCCGGAGACGAGGTCCTGCTGAGGCACATACTGATAAAGGCAGAAAAAGACATAGATGCTACCAGGGCATTCACTGAGGATATCAGGGACAGGATCATCGCCGGCGCCGATTTCGGCGAGATGGCGGCGCAGTTCTCCGAGGACCCCGAAACGAAAGACGGGGGGGGGAAGGTCGGGGATATCCCGGTGCCGAACCTCCCGGAATTTTTTACCAGCGCCCTGAGAGGTGTGGCGGATGGGGAGATCGCCCCGTTGATAGAGGATCCACGTGCATTCAGGATCATAAAGATGCTCGGGCGCGACGAGGGAAGGCCATACTCACTCGAGGAGGCCCGCAACGGCGTCAGGGAACTTATCGAGAGGGAACGGGCGTCAGAGAAAAGCATAGACTACATCGACAAGCTTAAGAAGATATATTATGTCGATGTGAAGATCGAGGTGTGATGAGAATAGATATCCTCCTCAAGAACCTCTGTCTGACAAAGACTCGGGGGATGGCGAGGAAGGGTTGCGATACGGGCAGCGTGAAGCTTAATGGCGGAGAGGTGAAGGCCTCAAAAGAAGTCCATGAGTCCGATCTGATCGAGATCAGGTATCCGGACAAGGTGCTTGTTTTGAGGGTCACGCAGCTTCCTTCCGGGCAGGTCTCGAAAAAAGACCGTGGCGACTATTTCGAGACGGTCCGGGAAATGCCGCTTCACAGAGACAGTGGAGGATGGAATGTCTGAGACCGATATCAGGATAGCGTTGACTATAGGTGACCCCGCCGGAATAGGGCCGGAACTGGCTGCGGCTGTCCTTGAGAAAGGAACGCCGGGCATGGAGAACCTGCTTCTGATCGGGTCGGGCAGGGCGCTTCGGCAGGCGATGAAGGCCGAAAGCGCGAGCCGGATCGAGTTCTACCCCGCGGACAAACTCGAGGGCGGATGGATGCCTCCATCTCTTCCCGCGGTGATAGATGTCGCTGGCGATATAGAGGTTCCCGCCGGCGGGCCCAGCGTGGAGAGTGGAAGTGTGGCGGGGCGTGCTGTCGAACTCGCCGCAAGGCTCGCCAGGGAAGGAAGTATCGACGGGATAGTCACAGGCCCGGTCTCGAAGGAGGCGCTGAGGCTGGCGGGCTATCCATGGAACGGCCATACCTCGATGCTTGCCGAGCTGCTCGATGCTCCTGACTGTCAGATGGTGATGGTCTCAGGAGAGTTGAGAATAGTCATATTGACCAGAGACATCCCGCTGAAAGATGTGCCGGGAGAGGTGACGAGGAAGAAGATCGAGACAGGGGTGCGGGTGATGGCCGAAGCTCTGGGGGAGCTCTGGGGCAAGGAGGATCCTGTCATAATAGTCGCATCGCTGAACCCGCATGGGGGAGATGGTGGAGTGACGGGCACGGAGGAGATCGAGACGGTGATCCCGGCAATAGAGGGCATTCGCCGGAAGGGCCTGGATGTCAGGGGCCCTGTGCCCGC
The sequence above is drawn from the Candidatus Latescibacterota bacterium genome and encodes:
- a CDS encoding peptidylprolyl isomerase — translated: MGNRFRPVVPVVCATWMVFMAIVFTPMDHLSAQEAVPAEDAGEIIDRVIAVVEDRALLQSEFEMEYRRLLMQTGEESLSAEEEKTRRQEVFDMLIGNLLMAVHAQKIGVEVREEEVNARVDGALDENIRRMGGVDAFNRELEKAGMTLKQLKDTWRENARANMLVDEVRYREVYRKIKVTEEEIREYYQLHIDELPKRPPTVELAQILIMMRLNEADELKAMEKISAVEEILATGADFAETAKEYSEGPSAKYGGSLGYMKMEDFDNPAFQAAVKKLIVGDVSGPVLTQYGYHIIKLEEVAGDEVLLRHILIKAEKDIDATRAFTEDIRDRIIAGADFGEMAAQFSEDPETKDGGGKVGDIPVPNLPEFFTSALRGVADGEIAPLIEDPRAFRIIKMLGRDEGRPYSLEEARNGVRELIERERASEKSIDYIDKLKKIYYVDVKIEV
- the pdxA gene encoding 4-hydroxythreonine-4-phosphate dehydrogenase PdxA produces the protein MSETDIRIALTIGDPAGIGPELAAAVLEKGTPGMENLLLIGSGRALRQAMKAESASRIEFYPADKLEGGWMPPSLPAVIDVAGDIEVPAGGPSVESGSVAGRAVELAARLAREGSIDGIVTGPVSKEALRLAGYPWNGHTSMLAELLDAPDCQMVMVSGELRIVILTRDIPLKDVPGEVTRKKIETGVRVMAEALGELWGKEDPVIIVASLNPHGGDGGVTGTEEIETVIPAIEGIRRKGLDVRGPVPADTLFHEWEKRGADAFIALYHDQGMIPFKIGGFEEGVNMTVGLPVVRTSVCHGTAYDIAGRG